In Pseudobdellovibrionaceae bacterium, the following proteins share a genomic window:
- a CDS encoding KpsF/GutQ family sugar-phosphate isomerase: MSRVEIINEAQRVLEVEADAVRDVIQTIGDEFVKAVELLQDCSGKAIISGIGKSGIIARKISSTLSSTGTPAIYLHPAEGSHGDLGVVTPDDILVLISYGGESSELEDLIKYAKRRGVKIIAMTGNPQSRLGVAGDVLLNIAVKQEACSLGLAPTTSTTVTLALGDALAMSLLKVKGFKQEDFAIYHPGGKLGRRLLTRVEDVMLEEDLPIVDQDASFKDILYLMTKAGVRGICGVVDSASQDLIGVITDGDLRRRMSQDIDKGSVQSTFISLKAKDLMSAHPKTLDKSELAEKALFLMEQFKIQCLFVNDRTAENTNRPIGLIHLQDLLAQKIR; this comes from the coding sequence ATGTCACGAGTTGAAATTATCAATGAAGCTCAAAGAGTTTTAGAAGTTGAGGCCGATGCGGTTCGAGATGTCATTCAAACCATTGGGGATGAATTTGTAAAGGCGGTAGAGTTACTGCAAGACTGTAGTGGGAAGGCGATTATTTCTGGTATAGGCAAATCAGGAATCATTGCTCGTAAGATATCAAGCACATTGAGTTCAACAGGAACTCCTGCGATCTATTTGCATCCTGCAGAAGGCTCCCATGGTGATTTGGGTGTGGTGACTCCAGATGATATTTTGGTTTTGATCAGTTATGGTGGTGAAAGCTCTGAACTGGAAGATCTGATCAAGTACGCTAAACGTAGAGGGGTGAAGATCATTGCCATGACGGGCAATCCGCAAAGTCGATTAGGGGTAGCGGGTGATGTTTTATTAAATATCGCTGTGAAACAAGAAGCCTGCTCGCTGGGGTTGGCGCCTACGACAAGCACCACAGTGACCTTGGCATTGGGGGATGCTTTAGCGATGAGTCTTTTAAAGGTGAAAGGCTTTAAACAAGAAGATTTTGCCATTTATCACCCAGGCGGAAAATTAGGGCGTCGTTTATTGACCCGTGTGGAAGATGTCATGCTGGAAGAAGATTTACCCATTGTGGATCAGGACGCGTCATTTAAAGATATTTTATATTTAATGACTAAAGCAGGGGTTAGGGGCATTTGTGGAGTTGTGGACTCTGCAAGCCAAGACCTTATTGGTGTGATCACAGATGGAGATTTAAGGCGCAGAATGAGCCAAGATATTGATAAGGGTTCTGTGCAGTCTACGTTTATCTCTTTAAAGGCTAAGGATTTGATGTCAGCCCACCCTAAAACCTTGGATAAATCAGAGTTGGCTGAAAAGGCCCTGTTTTTAATGGAGCAATTTAAAATTCAATGTCTGTTTGTCAACGACAGAACGGCAGAAAATACCAATAGACCCATAGGTCTTATTCATCTTCAGGATTTACTTGCGCAGAAAATTCGTTAG
- a CDS encoding HAD hydrolase family protein: MQEKLKKIKLLLSDVDGVMTDTTVWLDSDGNWKRHFSIYDGMGFKRLQAEGIQVGIITAADALDVRERFKFLKVDHFYEKASDKRPALEDIRQKTGFELEEIAYIGDDIMDVPLIEVVGFGVSVPHALEEVKSKADFITKNPGGYGAVREVCEMILKAKK; encoded by the coding sequence ATGCAGGAAAAACTTAAAAAAATTAAATTATTACTTTCAGATGTAGATGGGGTCATGACAGATACTACTGTTTGGTTGGACTCTGATGGAAACTGGAAAAGGCACTTTAGCATTTACGACGGCATGGGTTTTAAGCGTTTGCAAGCCGAAGGCATCCAAGTGGGAATCATCACAGCCGCCGATGCCTTAGATGTTCGTGAGCGCTTTAAATTTTTAAAAGTAGATCATTTTTATGAAAAGGCATCGGACAAAAGGCCAGCTCTTGAGGATATTAGACAAAAGACAGGTTTTGAATTGGAAGAAATAGCTTATATTGGAGATGATATTATGGATGTTCCTCTCATTGAGGTTGTGGGGTTTGGTGTATCTGTGCCCCATGCTTTAGAAGAGGTCAAAAGCAAAGCGGATTTTATCACAAAAAATCCAGGCGGATACGGAGCAGTCCGCGAAGTTTGCGAAATGATCTTAAAAGCTAAGAAGTAA
- a CDS encoding outer membrane beta-barrel domain-containing protein, producing the protein MAVTWLVSVEGHAASVRFPEDELAQEAVLPVFDEKIAIKSRRVNHAERFEVNLFGSTVMSEPIYNPYNFGLSLTYHFDNTRGIHFMGSFFPDGLSSNGEKLRRGDVIPISGTAKYFDASRAPHKNIMLAAHYQHTAYYGKISITKQSVMNLSLYGLLGGGAYLMDGDIAPMINLGVGQRFYLTPSIAFRLDLLLSAYYGVDITSTYNAADPSDRLDNDTPAPKVDASKFDKKLLFDTQIVLGFSFLI; encoded by the coding sequence ATGGCTGTGACGTGGCTGGTATCAGTTGAGGGTCATGCCGCCAGTGTGAGATTTCCTGAAGATGAACTGGCGCAAGAAGCGGTCCTGCCTGTATTTGACGAGAAGATCGCCATTAAAAGTCGCAGGGTGAACCACGCAGAACGTTTTGAAGTGAATCTATTTGGTAGTACTGTGATGTCAGAACCCATTTATAACCCGTATAATTTTGGCCTGTCTTTGACCTATCATTTTGATAACACTCGTGGAATCCACTTTATGGGAAGCTTTTTCCCCGATGGATTGTCCTCTAATGGTGAAAAATTAAGACGTGGTGATGTGATTCCTATTTCTGGTACAGCAAAGTATTTTGATGCCAGTAGGGCTCCACATAAAAATATTATGCTAGCGGCACATTATCAGCACACAGCCTATTATGGTAAAATCAGTATCACCAAACAAAGTGTAATGAATTTATCTTTATATGGTCTGTTGGGTGGTGGGGCTTATTTGATGGATGGGGACATTGCTCCTATGATCAACCTAGGCGTTGGTCAGAGGTTCTATTTGACGCCCAGCATAGCATTTCGATTAGACCTCTTGCTCAGTGCTTATTATGGCGTGGACATCACCTCAACTTATAATGCAGCAGACCCTAGTGATAGGCTAGACAACGACACTCCTGCACCAAAGGTAGATGCTTCGAAGTTTGATAAAAAGCTTCTATTTGATACTCAGATCGTTTTAGGCTTTAGTTTCTTGATTTAA
- a CDS encoding outer membrane beta-barrel domain-containing protein codes for MSVHISKLLFILCLVLTGQNSWAEESDVELESPRSGSQSAPQSESQVSDQLGDLEPYKNIAVIQKKFFPKTERWEVFVSGFGSLNNKLFTSLGGKAHVGYHFSERWAVEGQLWFSGQIGRDFTDDIENRYAITSSDLSTPQGYLGVNLLWSPIYGKLSLFEKTIDPFELYFSFGGGLILTDDSQTVPSLHGAIGQVHPVSTKSTIRWEIGGNLFQAKGKKSLVGASRGKKVMSELIYFSIGMSFYFPEVERR; via the coding sequence ATGAGTGTACATATATCAAAACTTTTATTTATATTGTGTTTGGTTTTAACTGGTCAAAACAGTTGGGCTGAGGAATCAGATGTAGAACTGGAATCGCCTCGGTCAGGCTCACAATCCGCACCTCAATCCGAGTCGCAAGTTTCTGATCAGTTAGGTGATCTTGAACCCTATAAAAATATTGCTGTGATTCAAAAGAAGTTCTTCCCTAAGACAGAGCGCTGGGAAGTGTTTGTTTCAGGTTTTGGATCTTTGAACAACAAGTTGTTTACAAGCTTAGGTGGGAAGGCTCATGTGGGTTATCACTTCAGTGAGCGATGGGCCGTTGAAGGACAGCTTTGGTTCTCGGGACAAATAGGAAGAGACTTCACTGATGACATCGAAAATCGCTATGCCATCACCTCTTCGGATTTGTCGACCCCACAAGGCTATCTGGGTGTAAATCTGCTTTGGTCACCTATTTATGGAAAACTAAGTTTATTTGAAAAGACCATAGATCCTTTTGAGCTTTATTTTAGCTTTGGGGGAGGGTTGATTCTGACGGATGACAGTCAAACAGTGCCTTCACTGCATGGAGCAATTGGTCAGGTGCATCCAGTTTCTACTAAATCTACGATCCGTTGGGAAATTGGCGGAAACTTATTCCAAGCCAAAGGTAAAAAATCTTTAGTGGGTGCAAGTCGAGGTAAAAAGGTCATGAGTGAACTGATTTACTTCTCGATTGGCATGAGCTTTTATTTTCCAGAGGTTGAAAGACGATGA
- a CDS encoding tetratricopeptide repeat protein, with translation MSKQNKKTHLFGFGLICALMLLAGQNVFAASQAYKRAEYSMNRGEYLQAAQRFYDITKNSQYKLEHPQALYNLGRTLNKLNLNQAAINYLTVIAKLNRGPVDDALEVLYELGFEIGDQESLVYALSKLNLKKFPKSKQDLLYYRIGEVYLEGKHYAKAAASFARVPSSSKLYAKAQYSRGLAFAEQGNAKASVISFTRAVNARKEKGITDTQRVGALMGRARAYYQAGLWDQSISTYRMIPRDSYFWHDSIFESSWALLRSGRFRSALSNFQSLHSKFYDDKYQPESLILRSIVYLYICRYDEVDKVLASYDTTYGKMQSQINAYVSDRKAKTENLIQANRMYEDLKVPGKTIRDSYNGIPGVALRYITKKAEFSRYYNYLLNLYAERERLRKQPANWLKSNLGQQITKYLNGRIENVETYLSKFVEDSLKLMAKELVELNDQKEYIKYEVLNSKTELARKELSGNDSEESYVDQETSRNYYIQNGYEYWPFKGEYWLDEIGNYHYVGTSQCQ, from the coding sequence ATGAGTAAGCAAAATAAAAAGACTCACTTGTTTGGATTTGGTTTAATATGCGCCTTGATGTTATTGGCGGGGCAAAATGTTTTTGCGGCCTCACAAGCTTACAAAAGAGCTGAATACTCGATGAACCGTGGAGAGTATTTGCAAGCAGCCCAAAGATTTTATGACATTACAAAAAACTCTCAGTATAAACTCGAGCATCCGCAAGCACTTTATAATTTAGGTCGAACATTAAATAAGCTCAACCTCAATCAGGCGGCCATTAACTATCTTACGGTCATCGCAAAGCTCAATCGCGGTCCAGTAGATGACGCTCTAGAGGTGTTGTATGAGCTGGGGTTTGAGATTGGGGATCAAGAGTCCTTGGTGTACGCCCTGTCAAAATTAAATTTAAAAAAATTCCCTAAAAGCAAACAAGACCTCTTATATTATAGAATTGGTGAGGTGTATTTAGAGGGCAAACATTATGCTAAAGCCGCAGCCTCTTTTGCGCGAGTGCCTAGTTCAAGTAAGCTCTATGCTAAAGCGCAATACAGTAGAGGACTGGCTTTTGCTGAACAGGGAAATGCTAAGGCTTCTGTGATCAGCTTTACTCGAGCGGTGAACGCTAGAAAAGAGAAAGGCATCACAGACACTCAACGAGTTGGGGCCTTAATGGGACGAGCGCGTGCTTATTATCAGGCGGGTTTATGGGATCAGTCTATTTCTACTTATCGAATGATCCCAAGAGACTCTTATTTTTGGCATGACTCTATTTTTGAATCGAGTTGGGCGTTACTGCGTTCTGGGCGTTTTAGAAGTGCATTGAGTAACTTCCAATCTTTGCATTCTAAATTTTATGATGACAAATATCAGCCAGAGTCCTTGATTTTACGTTCGATTGTTTATCTTTATATTTGCCGTTACGACGAAGTAGACAAAGTTTTGGCAAGCTATGATACCACTTATGGTAAAATGCAGTCTCAGATCAACGCTTATGTATCAGACAGAAAGGCTAAAACTGAAAATCTGATTCAAGCCAATAGAATGTATGAAGATTTAAAAGTTCCTGGCAAGACCATCCGTGACAGCTATAACGGCATTCCAGGTGTGGCTCTTCGTTATATCACTAAAAAGGCCGAGTTTTCTAGATACTATAACTATCTTTTGAATTTATATGCAGAACGCGAGAGACTTCGCAAGCAGCCTGCCAATTGGTTAAAGTCTAACCTTGGGCAGCAGATCACTAAGTATTTAAATGGTCGAATTGAAAACGTAGAGACTTATCTATCAAAATTTGTTGAAGACTCATTAAAGCTTATGGCTAAAGAGTTAGTCGAACTTAACGATCAAAAAGAATATATTAAATACGAAGTTTTAAACTCAAAAACGGAATTAGCTAGAAAAGAATTAAGTGGAAATGACTCAGAAGAGTCGTATGTAGATCAAGAGACGTCTCGTAATTACTACATTCAAAACGGATACGAGTATTGGCCGTTTAAGGGTGAATACTGGTTAGATGAAATAGGAAACTACCATTATGTTGGTACAAGCCAGTGTCAATAA
- a CDS encoding tetratricopeptide repeat protein yields the protein MLVQASVNNRLLCAAAISVLFFASTVSAKTVGHVLKDIKKERASLPAQKAKKAQAAQRPAPVNLRMVRPVQTTTLTSQPGTSEAQFEKYLDQQIDQLYKLSEKTKSQRNRGDVWLRLAKAYTEKATLVEKRLNEQYDEQLKEYLANKRNKRPALNLAPSQAYNKKAIQLYQWYLKDNPKGANIDQVLFFLGYNSMALNQNALGIKYYEKLAKEHPKSEFLTEANLSLADHYFELATRKASKNRAEFLKAEKHYKEVLKVKTRLTPIATYKLAWVYFKLGQPKDALVYLSRLVKDSKSSDERMASAQRLAREAQKELPMFYSQVGDYTKSVDYFKALLPPNEVNKSLEDLAMLYSDSGNRAGANYLLDYLAKNAALSDEKTFEFQYKKFTLAESKSGIVNTRNEVFTMIQKFGPQSPWGKKNAQKAFYKNALQQMEFTLKSYTLAVHKMAQAKEDLYNMKKAEEAYKLYDHNFASFDKKGEMRFFYAELLYDMKDYYKAAELYSSIASKKTEYSTKAELNTLLSLEKLLPSTEQIKQQVGSSTEVLKLNPVEEKFRGHAENYLKNPKNTENRVEVMYKLASMLYAHNYLNEAEKHFKQVTTEFPKTQYAEYSTNLILDIYNLRQDYKGLEQAGLEILKSNATTNQNIAKDVKDVVEKSAFKNAESVEQKGQPLEAAKAYLEFYKKYPKSELSGLALYNAAINFEKGDKKLLALETYERFRQSVPKNDERSIESYLFTGIIKENLADFVGAVADYESYLAQVAPEKVNVDLYYNIGVIYEALRNFPKAHAFFNLYASQSKKDSNANLLFRIAELAEQLNLKADAIRNYERFRTTPGASEDLKIEALGRLAWLYRDTRQITKAKQAFDESIAIQNKLSVKKNAKYAAEGLFLATDSIYKELRDVKISADPAKQQVELQKKIKLVGDLQKATERVIALDAPEWIVAGLTRMAQGYQHLAYSLVTAPVPKDLNAEELKEYRSKIAEVAEPFKQNAIVGYEKALERAASLGGYGDFYSIARIELYSLAPEKTYYGQEDFFVMELYDNQMPRDQVYNRLVQADLDEGSLKKELAKILETDAKNITAHEYMAYYYYKNKAYQLAALHLDKINDVAKNNVRVLNNQGLIKAKLGNVDEAQNLYKRALDIQPDYEAANINTTKKYIEKNGFETPAPHLEILYGKTRSRMSKGDRMAIDIAVNHGIALARQGSYDGSVKIYSTVLKEEPGNVAAARNQAISVITGLKKKDQGAEVLQKYKSLASKKKDFDTIKLLEDVLKTL from the coding sequence ATGTTGGTACAAGCCAGTGTCAATAATAGGCTGCTTTGCGCAGCCGCCATATCTGTATTGTTTTTTGCATCTACTGTCAGTGCAAAGACAGTAGGGCATGTTCTTAAGGATATTAAAAAAGAAAGAGCTTCCTTGCCTGCTCAAAAAGCCAAGAAGGCTCAAGCCGCACAAAGACCTGCACCTGTGAATCTGCGCATGGTAAGGCCCGTGCAGACCACCACTTTAACTTCACAACCTGGAACATCTGAAGCGCAATTTGAAAAGTATTTAGATCAACAGATTGATCAGCTTTATAAGTTATCAGAAAAGACAAAATCTCAAAGAAACAGAGGCGATGTGTGGTTGCGTTTGGCTAAAGCCTATACGGAAAAGGCCACTTTGGTTGAAAAGCGTTTAAACGAACAGTATGACGAACAATTAAAAGAATATTTAGCCAATAAAAGAAATAAACGTCCTGCTTTAAATCTGGCTCCTTCTCAGGCTTATAACAAAAAAGCCATTCAACTTTATCAGTGGTATTTAAAAGACAATCCTAAGGGTGCAAACATTGATCAGGTGTTATTCTTCTTAGGCTATAACTCTATGGCATTAAATCAAAATGCCTTAGGGATTAAGTATTACGAAAAGCTCGCTAAAGAGCATCCTAAGAGTGAATTTTTAACAGAAGCCAACTTGTCTTTAGCGGATCATTATTTTGAACTAGCAACGCGTAAGGCCTCTAAAAATAGAGCCGAATTTTTAAAGGCAGAAAAACATTATAAAGAAGTTTTAAAAGTAAAGACGCGTTTGACTCCGATTGCTACATATAAGTTAGCATGGGTTTATTTTAAATTAGGTCAACCTAAGGACGCTTTGGTTTATCTCTCTAGACTTGTCAAAGACAGTAAAAGTTCTGATGAAAGAATGGCTTCAGCGCAAAGATTGGCGCGAGAAGCTCAAAAAGAACTTCCTATGTTTTACTCGCAAGTGGGGGATTACACTAAGTCAGTCGATTACTTCAAAGCTTTGTTGCCACCCAATGAAGTGAATAAATCTTTAGAAGATTTAGCGATGCTGTATTCGGATTCAGGAAACCGTGCTGGCGCAAACTATTTACTAGATTATTTGGCAAAAAACGCAGCACTTTCGGATGAAAAGACTTTCGAGTTTCAATACAAGAAGTTCACTTTGGCAGAATCCAAATCAGGCATTGTTAATACTCGCAATGAAGTGTTTACGATGATTCAAAAGTTTGGACCTCAGTCGCCTTGGGGCAAGAAGAATGCGCAGAAGGCGTTTTATAAAAATGCCTTACAGCAAATGGAATTTACGTTAAAGTCTTACACTCTTGCGGTCCATAAGATGGCCCAAGCCAAAGAAGACTTATACAATATGAAAAAAGCCGAAGAGGCTTATAAGCTTTATGATCATAATTTTGCGTCATTTGATAAAAAAGGTGAGATGCGCTTTTTCTATGCAGAATTGCTTTATGATATGAAAGACTACTACAAAGCCGCAGAGCTTTACAGCAGCATTGCCTCTAAAAAGACGGAGTATTCAACAAAAGCAGAATTAAACACTTTATTGTCTTTAGAAAAACTGCTTCCGAGTACAGAACAGATCAAACAGCAAGTGGGTTCATCTACTGAAGTTTTAAAGTTAAATCCAGTAGAAGAAAAATTCAGAGGTCATGCTGAAAATTACTTAAAGAATCCTAAAAACACAGAGAACCGCGTAGAGGTGATGTATAAGTTGGCCTCGATGCTTTATGCGCACAATTACTTAAATGAAGCAGAAAAGCACTTTAAGCAAGTCACCACCGAGTTTCCAAAGACTCAGTATGCTGAGTACTCGACTAACTTGATTTTAGATATTTATAACTTAAGACAAGATTACAAAGGCTTGGAGCAAGCAGGTTTAGAGATTTTAAAATCCAATGCAACCACAAACCAAAATATCGCTAAAGACGTCAAAGATGTAGTCGAAAAATCAGCATTTAAAAATGCCGAGTCCGTAGAACAAAAAGGTCAGCCTTTAGAAGCGGCCAAAGCGTATCTAGAGTTTTACAAAAAATATCCTAAGTCAGAACTTTCAGGGCTTGCTTTGTATAATGCGGCCATCAATTTTGAAAAAGGGGATAAAAAACTTTTAGCTCTTGAAACCTATGAGAGATTTAGACAATCTGTGCCTAAAAATGATGAGCGTTCTATTGAAAGCTATCTCTTCACGGGGATTATTAAGGAAAACCTAGCTGACTTTGTGGGTGCAGTGGCAGACTACGAAAGTTATTTGGCTCAAGTAGCACCAGAAAAGGTCAATGTGGACTTATACTATAATATTGGTGTCATTTATGAAGCCTTAAGGAACTTTCCTAAAGCTCATGCTTTTTTTAATCTGTATGCCAGCCAATCTAAAAAAGATTCCAATGCAAACCTATTATTTAGAATTGCAGAGTTGGCAGAACAATTAAATCTTAAGGCCGATGCTATTAGAAACTACGAAAGATTCAGAACAACTCCTGGTGCTTCTGAAGATTTAAAGATTGAAGCTCTGGGGCGTTTGGCTTGGTTGTACAGAGACACTCGCCAGATCACCAAAGCGAAGCAGGCATTTGATGAATCCATTGCAATTCAAAATAAACTTAGCGTAAAGAAAAATGCTAAGTACGCGGCTGAAGGTTTATTTTTAGCTACTGACAGTATCTATAAAGAACTCAGAGATGTGAAAATCAGTGCCGATCCTGCCAAACAACAGGTGGAATTGCAGAAAAAGATTAAGCTGGTCGGAGATTTACAAAAAGCCACAGAGCGAGTCATTGCTTTAGACGCACCAGAGTGGATTGTGGCAGGATTGACTCGTATGGCGCAAGGCTATCAGCATTTGGCTTACTCGTTAGTCACGGCTCCTGTTCCTAAAGACCTGAATGCCGAAGAATTAAAGGAGTATCGTTCCAAAATTGCAGAGGTGGCAGAGCCTTTTAAACAAAACGCCATTGTGGGATATGAAAAGGCTTTGGAAAGAGCGGCAAGTTTGGGTGGTTATGGGGATTTCTACTCTATAGCTCGTATTGAACTGTATAGTCTTGCCCCTGAAAAGACGTATTACGGTCAGGAAGACTTTTTCGTTATGGAACTTTATGACAATCAAATGCCTAGGGATCAGGTGTATAACCGACTGGTGCAAGCTGATTTAGATGAAGGATCTTTAAAAAAGGAATTGGCAAAGATATTAGAGACAGATGCCAAAAACATCACAGCTCACGAATATATGGCTTATTATTATTATAAAAATAAAGCGTATCAATTAGCGGCCTTACACTTAGATAAGATCAATGATGTGGCTAAGAATAATGTCAGAGTGCTTAACAATCAGGGATTGATCAAGGCCAAGTTGGGCAATGTGGATGAGGCTCAAAATCTTTATAAACGAGCTTTGGATATACAGCCTGACTATGAAGCGGCTAACATCAATACTACAAAAAAATATATTGAAAAGAATGGTTTTGAAACGCCAGCCCCTCATTTAGAAATTCTTTATGGTAAAACTCGCTCTAGAATGTCTAAGGGTGATCGTATGGCTATAGATATTGCTGTCAATCATGGTATTGCCCTGGCAAGACAAGGTTCATACGATGGTAGTGTTAAAATTTATAGCACAGTTTTAAAAGAAGAACCTGGTAATGTGGCGGCTGCTAGAAACCAAGCCATCTCTGTCATCACTGGACTAAAGAAAAAGGACCAAGGTGCAGAAGTGTTGCAAAAGTACAAAAGTCTAGCCTCTAAAAAGAAAGACTTTGATACCATTAAACTACTAGAGGATGTGTTAAAAACATTATGA